One Gadus chalcogrammus isolate NIFS_2021 chromosome 4, NIFS_Gcha_1.0, whole genome shotgun sequence DNA segment encodes these proteins:
- the ccdc107 gene encoding coiled-coil domain-containing protein 107: MVWSSSQQVVVAFTVVLFSVVVLPRMLGVGSGPAGTETRGFDPRYHRKARPSGGVRGQAGAQTTENLQQMKVMMEQEMKSDKYKGSSNKGYVFTLMPLYAIGVGVFAAYKFLKMKAADQSQTDQDKVEKGARKSAEAEKQLNELEQRLAQTEKMLNSILGQLDPLTNCVKSVAQEQKNEIMSQLQTIRSLMKKRGMECPASGSPEGTSQGNLDKLIESLAAREATPSEEATPSEGATPSEEATPTGEELIGQGQAEDFLGVEPELQEEEEQNRRGRVEEDMEEEERGEEEEEEEEEAPTTLQVPLERGVENVFEELPVCEELSASVRRRHPRPQ; encoded by the exons ATGGTGTGGTCTTCGTCGCAGCAGGTGGTAGTCGCCTTCACGGTGGTGCTCTTCTCGGTTGTCGTCCTGCCGAGGATGCTGGGGGTCGGGTCGGGCCCCGCGGGGACGGAGACCCGGGGCTTCGACCCCCGGTATCACAGAAAAG CCAGGCCAAgcgggggggtcaggggtcaggctgGCGCCCAGACCACGGAGAACCTGCAGCAGATGAAGGTGATGATGGAGCAGGAGATGAAGAGCGACAAGTACAAAGGCAGCAGCAACAAGGGCTACGTCTTCACCCTGATGCCACTGTACGCCATAGGTGTAGGCGTGTTCGCCGCCTACAAGTTCCTCAAG ATGAAAGCGGCGGACCAGTCCCAGACCGACCAGGACAAGGTGGAGAAGGGAGCCCGCAAGTCAGCGGAggcag AGAAGCAGCTGAACGAGCTGGAGCAGCGACTGGCCCAAACAGAGAAGATGCTGAACTCCATCCTGGGACAGCTGGACCCCCTGACCAACTG tgttaaGTCGGTGGCTCAGGAGCAGAAGAATGAGATCATGTCTCAGCTGCAGACGATCCGCTCCCTGATGAAGAAGAGGGGCATGGAGTGTCCGGCCAGCGGCTCCCCAG AGGGGACCAGTCAGGGCAACCTTGACAAGCTCATCGAGTCGCTGGCAGCTCGTGAGGCCACGCCCTCAGAAGAGGCCACCCCCTCTGAAGGGGCCACGCCCTCAGAAGAGGCCACGCCCACAGGCGAAGAGCTGATTGGCCAAGGGCAGGCCGAAGACTTTTTGGGGGTGGAGCCGGAGcttcaggaagaggaggagcagaacagAAGAGGACGAGTagaggaggacatggaggaggaggagagaggagaggaggaggaggaggaggaggaggaggctccaACCACTCTCCAGGTTCCTCTGGAGAGGGGTGTGGAGAACGTCTTTGAGGAACTTCCTGTCTGTGAGGAACTCTCTGCCTCTGTGCGGCGCCGGCACCCCCGGCCACAATAG
- the krr1 gene encoding KRR1 small subunit processome component homolog → MASSTKGSSVRETQKETRFKKTAEPVADAELLTVPEGWKEPGFTKDDNPRGLLEESSFATLFPKYREAYLKECWPLVEKALGETHIKGTLDLIEGSVTVSTTKKTFDPYAIVRARDLIKLLARSVPFEQAVRILQDDVACDIIKVGTVVRNRERFVKRRQRLIGPKGSTLKALELLTNCYVMVQGNTVSALGPFSGLKEVRKVVMDTMKNIHPIYNIKALMIKQELSRDAELKNQSWERFLPRFRQKNVSKRREPQKKSKKKEYTPFPPQPPESKVDRELASGEFFLQETEKKRMKLQEVKAKQAEQVSKRQEERKKAFVPPKEKVFVQKSLPKEEKLDIEALKVKVKKAKTKKLGAPPIPAPPTPLDKKKKKKKRGEL, encoded by the exons ATGGCGTCCTCCACGAAAGGCAGCAGCGTGAGGGAAACGCAGAAAGAAACGAGGTTTAAAAAGACGGCAGAACCAG TGGCCGATGCGGAGCTGCTGACGGTCCCGGAGGGATGGAAGGAGCCCGGCTTCACGAAGGACGACAACCCGCGGGGGCTGCTGGAGGAGAGCAGCTTCGCCACGCTCTTCCCCAAGTATCGGGAGGCTTACCTGAAGGAGTGCTGGCCGCTGGTGGAGAAGGCGCTGGGGGAGACG CATATCAAAGGCACACTGGACCTGATTGAGGGTAGTGTGACGGTCAGCACCACCAAGAAGACCTTTGACCCCTACGCCATCGTCAGGGCCCGCGACCTCATCAAGCTGCTGGCCCGCAGCGTGCCGTTCGAACAG GCGGTCCGCATCCTGCAGGACGACGTGGCCTGTGACATCATCAAAGTGGGCACCGTGGTCCGCAACAGAGAGCGCTTTGTGAAGCGACGACAGAGACTCATCGGCCCCAAAGGATCCACTCTGAAG GCTCTGGAGCTGCTCACAAACTGCTACGTCATGGTCCAGGGGAACACGGTGTCGGCGCTGGGTCCTTTCAGCGGCCTCAAGGAG GTGCGTAAGGTCGTCATGGATACCATGAAGAACATCCACCCCATCTACAACATCAAG gccctGATGATCAAGCAGGAGCTGTCCCGGGACGCTGAGCTGAAGAACCAGAGCTGGGAGCGCTTCCTTCCACGGTTCCGTCAGAAGAACGTCTCCAAGAGACGAGAACCTCAGAAGAAGAGCAAGAAGAAGGAGTACACGCCCTtccccccacagcccccagAGAGCAAG gtcgaCCGGGAGCTGGCCAGCGGTGAGTTCTTCCTCCAGGAGACGGAGAAGAAAAGAATGAAGCTGCAAGAGGTCAAG gCTAAGCAGGCTGAGCAGGTCTCCAAGAggcaggaggagagaaagaaggcGTTTGTTCCTCCCAAGGAGAAGGTCTTTGTCCAGAAGAGCCTCCCTAAAG AAGAGAAGCTGGACATCGAAGCCCTGAAGGTAAAGGTGAAGAAGGCCAAAACCAAGAAGCTCGGAGCCCCGCCCATTCCGGCCCCGCCCACACCACtcgacaagaagaagaagaagaagaaaagggggGAGTTGTAG
- the LOC130381489 gene encoding uncharacterized protein LOC130381489 isoform X1, translating to MRHMAEMKKKMNSITFSFLLCIVVPGRISRGRCDPLSFSICWTTRGDVFNSSEADIWLNGTGLKAIGTQGKFVSLTVPQTVENQLSLRYGGVAKNWTVSIQPGSATMEIRSVDRPEKIPFLRTRELLDLLSGEVFGCENSTVILHQDQELVLVLGYTSRLPVRLEAWSSSMLLLSWAGLGGGPWAPGPTPPLPRVSLYSPQLGSYILESREPVQQHRRHHHHRFTTLKPCHLYTACLEPPAGTRTCIGTITGPREPRFFRVTSWNSSSISVAWVCPENHRRALFLLTAFHLDAGGGVLEEVRLWQHGRRFTLADLEPCSRVQLGLQTVCQAGTTTRYSRMEQVDGNTAHSSIGGLQQESWGPENYTLSWEVRNTSSVSGFRVFHQGALQGATLFTRYTVGGLQPCGRYHAQVVALCGDGVVMDNKTIDTYTGPRGVQDLRYRANESLVLWTPGTPVSPPRHLAFAYRLALANGSEVRRGRVSRPGLPLPGLLPGQAYSLEVLEECQGAWSSSPAAWSSSPAAAWSSSPAAAWSSSPAAAWSSSPAAAWSSSPAAAWSSSPAVVLFQGASVPMRPRGLALGLPGTAAPKIQLDFSGPTQVLIVPWPLAPPLRKSEPRAKMEELIQTTLEVLLSGPSRPARVALEEVDSSPDGRTSRILFRSADEPVADGNLSIPLGHSLDYIQSLRVPNLTAAQGLLYWEGRDLCLAADPSPCPAHSLCVNTLLSYACVCRHGYYDVGGAMPGSHDALHRPVCQEQGMVSHCAEGRLSGAVSRDFLRSRLGGDVSLLLNDGRCSVEEHAGLYSFSTPPRASPCNTSRLVNETHVELRNVLRVTLTEEQTIARHDLTLVWACVFPRHALRSTGLSAGLDWFSGESLVEVNTSLVLRVAMALYSDASYTFSYRYAVELDPEDSLFFHVELQSNDSFAPDVHLQLASCWATESSDPKDPVQALLLQDGCAVDPTLQWAGPNGGGSSSRFSLQMFQMPTQQYLYFHCLTHVCGPDHSCTPRCPVLEAGLRSEEPSSMVSAGPLLVRGDTTPPGPPAFWTDGKVIVWMVGGFIGCLGLALLALCTFSPERC from the exons ATGAGACACATGGctgagatgaaaaaaaaaat GAACTCTAtcaccttctccttcctcctatGCATCGTGGTTCCGGGCCGGATCTCCCGCG GGCGGTGCGACCCTCTGTCCTTCTCTATCTGCTGGACAACCCGAGGCGATGTCTTCAACAG CTCGGAGGCCGATATCTGGCTCAACGGCACCGGGCTGAAAGCCATCGGGACGCAGGGGAAGTTCGTGTCTTTGACAGTCCCGCAGACGGTGGAAAACCAACTTTCACTGCGTTACGGAGGAGTCGCGAAGAACTGGACCGTCAGCATCCAACCAG GATCCGCCACCATGGAGATCCGCAGTGTGGATCGACCGGAGAAGATTCCTTTCCTCCGGACTCGG GAGCTGCTGGACCTCCTGTCTGGAGAGGTGTTTGGCTGTGAGAACAGCACCGTGATCCTCCACCAAGACCAagagctggtgctggtgctgg GCTACACCTCCCGTCTCCCCGTCCGGCTGGAGGCCTGGAGCTCCTCCATGCTCCTCCTGAGCTGGGCggggctgggtggaggtccCTGGGCCCCTGGCCCCACGCCTCCCCTTCCCAGGGTGTCCCTGTACAGCCCCCAGCTGGGCTCCTACATCCTGGAGAGCCGGGAGCCCGTCCAGCAACACCGgcgccaccatcaccaccgctTCACCACGCTGAAGCCCTGCCACCTCTACACCGCCTGCCTGGAGCCGCCGGCCGGGACCCGGACCTGTATCGGCACCATCACAG GTCCCCGGGAGCCCCGGTTCTTCCGGGTCACGTCGTGGAACAGCAGCAGTATCTCGGTGGCGTGGGTGTGTCCTGAGAACCACCGCCGAGCCCTGTTCCTGCTCACCGCCTTCCACCTGGACGCCGGCGGCGGCGTGCTGGAGGAGGTCCGCCTCTGGCAGCACGGGCGCCGCTTCACGCTGGCAGACCTGGAGCCGTGCAGCCGCGTCCAGCTGGGCCTGCAGACCGTCTGCCAGGCCGGGACCACCACGCGCTACAGCAGGATGGAGCAGGTCGACGGCAACACGG CCCACTCCAGCATCGGGGGCCTGCAGCAGGAGTCTTGGGGGCCTGAGAACTACACGCTGTCCTGGGAGGTGAGGAACACGTCGTCGGTGTCTGGCTTCAGGGTGttccaccagggggcgctgcaGGGCGCCACCCTGTTCACCCGCTACACcgtgggggggctgcagccctGCGGCCGCTACCACGCACAGGTGGTTGCCCTGTGTGGGGATGGCGTCGTCATGGACAACAAGACCATCGACACCTACACAG gtccgCGGGGCGTACAGGACCTGCGTTACCGCGCCAACGAGTCCCTGGTGCTGTGGACCCCCGGGACCCCGGTCTCCCCGCCCCGCCACCTGGCCTTCGCCTACCGGCTGGCCCTGGCCAACGGGTCGGAGGTGCGGCGGGGGCGTGTCTCACGGCCCGGCCTGCCGCTGCCCGGCCTGCTGCCGGGCCAGGCCTACagcctggaggtcctggaggagtGCCAGGGGGCCTGGAGTTCCTCCCCCGCCGCCTGGAGctcctcccccgccgccgcctggagctcctcccccgccgccgcctggagctcctcccccgccgccgcctggagctcctcccccgccgccgcctggagctcctcccccgccgccgcctGGAGCTCCTCCCCCGCCGTGGTCCTCTTCCAGGGGGCCAGCGTCCCCATGAGGCCCCGGGGCCTGGCTCTGGGGCTGCCCGGTACAGCTGCACCCA AGATCCAGCTGGACTTCTCTGGCCCCACCCAGGTCCTCATAGTGCCCTGgcctctggccccgcccctgaGAAAGTCAGAGCCCAGAGCCAAGATGGAGGAACTCATCCAGACCACC CTGGAGGTCCTGCTGTCGGGCCCATCGCGCCCCGCCCGGGTCGCGCTGGAGGAGGTTGACTCCTCCCCCGACGGCCGCACCTCCAGGATCCTCTTCAGGTCCGCTGATGAGCCTGTCGCCGACGGCAACCTCAGCATCCCCCTGGGACACTCGCTAGACTACATCCAATCACTGAGGGTCCCCAACCTGACCGCCGCCCAGGGCCTGCTGTACTGGGAAG GACGTGACCTCTGCCTCGCTGctgacccctccccctgccccgcccactCCCTGTGTGTCAACACTCTGCTGTCCTACGCATGCGTGTGTCGCCACGGTTACTACGATGTGGGAGGGGCCATGCCGGGCTCCCACGATGCCCTGCACCGGCCAGTCTGTCAAG aGCAGGGTATGGTCAGCCACTGTGCGGAGGGCCGTCTGTCGGGGGCGGTGTCCCGGGACTTCCTGCGCTCCCGGCTGGGGGGAGACGTGTCGCTGCTCCTCAACGACGGGAGGTGCAGCGTGGAGGAGCACGCCGGCCTCTACTCCTTCAGCACGCCGCCCAGAGCCTCGCCCTGCAACACCTCCAGGCTG GTGAACGAGACCCACGTGGAGTTGCGTAACGTCCTGAGGGTGACTCTGACGGAGGAGCAGACGATCGCCCGCCATGACCTCACCCTGgtctgggcgtgtgtgtttccGCGCCATGCGCTGCGCAGTACTGGGCTTAGCGCAGGCCTGGACTG GTTCAGTGGCGAGTCACTCGTTGAGGTCAACACATCGCTGGTGCTGCGTGTTGCCATGGCGCTGTACAGCGACGCCTCGTACACGTTCAGCTACCGCTATGCAGTGGAGCTGGACCCAGAGGACTCCCTGTTCTTCCACGTGGAGCTGCAGTCCAACGACTCGTTCGCCCCGGACGTCCACCTGCAGCTAGCCTCCTGTTGGGCCACCGAGAGCAGTGATCCCAAAGACCCTGTGCAGGCTTTACTGCTTCAGGACGG GTGTGCAGTGGACCCCACCCTCCAGTGGGCGGGGCCTaacggcggcggcagcagcagccgcttCTCGCTCCAGATGTTCCAGATGCCCACCCAGCAGTATCTCTACTTCCACTGCCTCACTCACGTCTGTGGACCGGACCACAGCTGTACCCCG AGGTGTCCTGtgctggaggcggggctgaGGAGTGAGGAGCCGTCTTCCATGGTCTCCGCCGGCCCCCTGTTGGTCCGAGGAGATACTACACCACCAGGCCCTCCAGCATTCT GGACTGACGGCAAAGTGATCGTGTGGATGGTGGGCGGCTTCATAGGCTGTCTGGGGCTAGCTCTGCTAGCCCTTTGCACTTTTAGCCCTGAGCGCTGCTAG
- the LOC130381489 gene encoding uncharacterized protein LOC130381489 isoform X2 — protein sequence MRHMAEMKKKMNSITFSFLLCIVVPGRISRGRCDPLSFSICWTTRGDVFNSSEADIWLNGTGLKAIGTQGKFVSLTVPQTVENQLSLRYGGVAKNWTVSIQPGSATMEIRSVDRPEKIPFLRTRELLDLLSGEVFGCENSTVILHQDQELVLVLGYTSRLPVRLEAWSSSMLLLSWAGLGGGPWAPGPTPPLPRVSLYSPQLGSYILESREPVQQHRRHHHHRFTTLKPCHLYTACLEPPAGTRTCIGTITGPREPRFFRVTSWNSSSISVAWVCPENHRRALFLLTAFHLDAGGGVLEEVRLWQHGRRFTLADLEPCSRVQLGLQTVCQAGTTTRYSRMEQVDGNTAHSSIGGLQQESWGPENYTLSWEVRNTSSVSGFRVFHQGALQGATLFTRYTVGGLQPCGRYHAQVVALCGDGVVMDNKTIDTYTGPRGVQDLRYRANESLVLWTPGTPVSPPRHLAFAYRLALANGSEVRRGRVSRPGLPLPGLLPGQAYSLEVLEECQGAWSSSPAAWSSSPAAAWSSSPAAAWSSSPAAAWSSSPAAAWSSSPAAAWSSSPAVVLFQGASVPMRPRGLALGLPEIQLDFSGPTQVLIVPWPLAPPLRKSEPRAKMEELIQTTLEVLLSGPSRPARVALEEVDSSPDGRTSRILFRSADEPVADGNLSIPLGHSLDYIQSLRVPNLTAAQGLLYWEGRDLCLAADPSPCPAHSLCVNTLLSYACVCRHGYYDVGGAMPGSHDALHRPVCQEQGMVSHCAEGRLSGAVSRDFLRSRLGGDVSLLLNDGRCSVEEHAGLYSFSTPPRASPCNTSRLVNETHVELRNVLRVTLTEEQTIARHDLTLVWACVFPRHALRSTGLSAGLDWFSGESLVEVNTSLVLRVAMALYSDASYTFSYRYAVELDPEDSLFFHVELQSNDSFAPDVHLQLASCWATESSDPKDPVQALLLQDGCAVDPTLQWAGPNGGGSSSRFSLQMFQMPTQQYLYFHCLTHVCGPDHSCTPRCPVLEAGLRSEEPSSMVSAGPLLVRGDTTPPGPPAFWTDGKVIVWMVGGFIGCLGLALLALCTFSPERC from the exons ATGAGACACATGGctgagatgaaaaaaaaaat GAACTCTAtcaccttctccttcctcctatGCATCGTGGTTCCGGGCCGGATCTCCCGCG GGCGGTGCGACCCTCTGTCCTTCTCTATCTGCTGGACAACCCGAGGCGATGTCTTCAACAG CTCGGAGGCCGATATCTGGCTCAACGGCACCGGGCTGAAAGCCATCGGGACGCAGGGGAAGTTCGTGTCTTTGACAGTCCCGCAGACGGTGGAAAACCAACTTTCACTGCGTTACGGAGGAGTCGCGAAGAACTGGACCGTCAGCATCCAACCAG GATCCGCCACCATGGAGATCCGCAGTGTGGATCGACCGGAGAAGATTCCTTTCCTCCGGACTCGG GAGCTGCTGGACCTCCTGTCTGGAGAGGTGTTTGGCTGTGAGAACAGCACCGTGATCCTCCACCAAGACCAagagctggtgctggtgctgg GCTACACCTCCCGTCTCCCCGTCCGGCTGGAGGCCTGGAGCTCCTCCATGCTCCTCCTGAGCTGGGCggggctgggtggaggtccCTGGGCCCCTGGCCCCACGCCTCCCCTTCCCAGGGTGTCCCTGTACAGCCCCCAGCTGGGCTCCTACATCCTGGAGAGCCGGGAGCCCGTCCAGCAACACCGgcgccaccatcaccaccgctTCACCACGCTGAAGCCCTGCCACCTCTACACCGCCTGCCTGGAGCCGCCGGCCGGGACCCGGACCTGTATCGGCACCATCACAG GTCCCCGGGAGCCCCGGTTCTTCCGGGTCACGTCGTGGAACAGCAGCAGTATCTCGGTGGCGTGGGTGTGTCCTGAGAACCACCGCCGAGCCCTGTTCCTGCTCACCGCCTTCCACCTGGACGCCGGCGGCGGCGTGCTGGAGGAGGTCCGCCTCTGGCAGCACGGGCGCCGCTTCACGCTGGCAGACCTGGAGCCGTGCAGCCGCGTCCAGCTGGGCCTGCAGACCGTCTGCCAGGCCGGGACCACCACGCGCTACAGCAGGATGGAGCAGGTCGACGGCAACACGG CCCACTCCAGCATCGGGGGCCTGCAGCAGGAGTCTTGGGGGCCTGAGAACTACACGCTGTCCTGGGAGGTGAGGAACACGTCGTCGGTGTCTGGCTTCAGGGTGttccaccagggggcgctgcaGGGCGCCACCCTGTTCACCCGCTACACcgtgggggggctgcagccctGCGGCCGCTACCACGCACAGGTGGTTGCCCTGTGTGGGGATGGCGTCGTCATGGACAACAAGACCATCGACACCTACACAG gtccgCGGGGCGTACAGGACCTGCGTTACCGCGCCAACGAGTCCCTGGTGCTGTGGACCCCCGGGACCCCGGTCTCCCCGCCCCGCCACCTGGCCTTCGCCTACCGGCTGGCCCTGGCCAACGGGTCGGAGGTGCGGCGGGGGCGTGTCTCACGGCCCGGCCTGCCGCTGCCCGGCCTGCTGCCGGGCCAGGCCTACagcctggaggtcctggaggagtGCCAGGGGGCCTGGAGTTCCTCCCCCGCCGCCTGGAGctcctcccccgccgccgcctggagctcctcccccgccgccgcctggagctcctcccccgccgccgcctggagctcctcccccgccgccgcctggagctcctcccccgccgccgcctGGAGCTCCTCCCCCGCCGTGGTCCTCTTCCAGGGGGCCAGCGTCCCCATGAGGCCCCGGGGCCTGGCTCTGGGGCTGCCCG AGATCCAGCTGGACTTCTCTGGCCCCACCCAGGTCCTCATAGTGCCCTGgcctctggccccgcccctgaGAAAGTCAGAGCCCAGAGCCAAGATGGAGGAACTCATCCAGACCACC CTGGAGGTCCTGCTGTCGGGCCCATCGCGCCCCGCCCGGGTCGCGCTGGAGGAGGTTGACTCCTCCCCCGACGGCCGCACCTCCAGGATCCTCTTCAGGTCCGCTGATGAGCCTGTCGCCGACGGCAACCTCAGCATCCCCCTGGGACACTCGCTAGACTACATCCAATCACTGAGGGTCCCCAACCTGACCGCCGCCCAGGGCCTGCTGTACTGGGAAG GACGTGACCTCTGCCTCGCTGctgacccctccccctgccccgcccactCCCTGTGTGTCAACACTCTGCTGTCCTACGCATGCGTGTGTCGCCACGGTTACTACGATGTGGGAGGGGCCATGCCGGGCTCCCACGATGCCCTGCACCGGCCAGTCTGTCAAG aGCAGGGTATGGTCAGCCACTGTGCGGAGGGCCGTCTGTCGGGGGCGGTGTCCCGGGACTTCCTGCGCTCCCGGCTGGGGGGAGACGTGTCGCTGCTCCTCAACGACGGGAGGTGCAGCGTGGAGGAGCACGCCGGCCTCTACTCCTTCAGCACGCCGCCCAGAGCCTCGCCCTGCAACACCTCCAGGCTG GTGAACGAGACCCACGTGGAGTTGCGTAACGTCCTGAGGGTGACTCTGACGGAGGAGCAGACGATCGCCCGCCATGACCTCACCCTGgtctgggcgtgtgtgtttccGCGCCATGCGCTGCGCAGTACTGGGCTTAGCGCAGGCCTGGACTG GTTCAGTGGCGAGTCACTCGTTGAGGTCAACACATCGCTGGTGCTGCGTGTTGCCATGGCGCTGTACAGCGACGCCTCGTACACGTTCAGCTACCGCTATGCAGTGGAGCTGGACCCAGAGGACTCCCTGTTCTTCCACGTGGAGCTGCAGTCCAACGACTCGTTCGCCCCGGACGTCCACCTGCAGCTAGCCTCCTGTTGGGCCACCGAGAGCAGTGATCCCAAAGACCCTGTGCAGGCTTTACTGCTTCAGGACGG GTGTGCAGTGGACCCCACCCTCCAGTGGGCGGGGCCTaacggcggcggcagcagcagccgcttCTCGCTCCAGATGTTCCAGATGCCCACCCAGCAGTATCTCTACTTCCACTGCCTCACTCACGTCTGTGGACCGGACCACAGCTGTACCCCG AGGTGTCCTGtgctggaggcggggctgaGGAGTGAGGAGCCGTCTTCCATGGTCTCCGCCGGCCCCCTGTTGGTCCGAGGAGATACTACACCACCAGGCCCTCCAGCATTCT GGACTGACGGCAAAGTGATCGTGTGGATGGTGGGCGGCTTCATAGGCTGTCTGGGGCTAGCTCTGCTAGCCCTTTGCACTTTTAGCCCTGAGCGCTGCTAG
- the LOC130381490 gene encoding crystal protein produces the protein MLNPAMDARGRAWLVCALGFAVLCPARSSDVGDMELSGWLRGLYLGRPSIPDRDQTRGDGSRDRLEPVSTSTHFKDFESEVPGGPGTVSGPLVQTKNGALRGVTLDQAYVFYGVPYADPPVGAYRWKPPRAPSPWRGVYSARAPRAGCMQGCRAPIGDRCPHEVSEDCLYLNIFAPLSVNFSAPLLRPLPVLVWVHGGDFIAGSASKPLYDGRVLSNASNSLLVSLEYRLGAFGFLVSGKDPKMAATGNYGILDQQAALLWIQRNIAVFSGDPSKVTLFGESAGAQSVGLHLMMPTSQPLFRQAALQSLPFSIPFKTRHEALWLGKAFSREANCSVTDIVCLLALSPQAVLAAQMKTSSRLVNPFRFLEVFETWGPVLDGALIREQILPAFLAGHWQTDKPLLLGTTSEEGVLFVNGVFTKPVSVVECTVYTTAIFKQHALKILHRYLPLYPNPDRRAMLAQIVTDYIFLCPARRAARAARESPVWMYVFDHVASDTRVWSDVAPCYRHVCHGAELPFLFHSAAAANFTMTTEEGRLSDRMLCYWGAFARGGDPSPAPRLLTPYCRGPAPPAWPRYDARRLVMNLTTPCHAHPGLRDAVCDFWDHLGVY, from the exons ATGTTGAACCCCGCTATGGATGCTCGGGGACGCGCTTGGCTCGTTTGCGCGCTGGGGTTCGCGGTTCTGTGCCCCGCGAGGTCGTCAGATGTTGGCGACATGGAGCTATCGGGCTGGCTGAGGGGGCTTTATCTCGGGCGGCCTTCCATCCCCGACCGGGACCAGACCCGGGGAGATGGGTCCCGGGACCGCCTCGAGCCGGTCTCCACGTCAACCCACTTTAAGGACTTTGAGTCGGAGGTTCCCGGAGGACCCGGGACCGTTTCTGGCCCGCTGGTGCAGACCAAAAACGGAGCGCTGCGGGGGGTCACGCTGGACCAGGCATACGTCTTCTACGGGGTCCCGTACGCGGACCCGCCCGTGGGGGCGTACCGCTGGAAGCCCCCCCGAGCGCCGAGTCCCTGGCGCGGGGTGTACAGCGCGCGCGCCCCGCGGGCGGGCTGCATGCAGGGCTGCCGAGCGCCGATTGGTGACCGCTGCCCGCatgag GTCAGCGAGGACTGCCTGTACCTCAACATCTTCGCCCCCCTGTCGGTCAACTTCAGCGCCCCCCTGCTGCGGCCCCTCCCCGTCCTGGTCTGGGTCCACGGGGGCGACTTCATCGCAGGCTCCGCCTCCAAGCCGCTCTACGACGGCCGCGTCCTCAGCAACGCCTCCAACAGCCTGCTGGTCAGCCTGGAGTACCGCCTGG gtgcctTCGGCTTCCTCGTCTCGGGGAAAGACCCCAAAATGGCCGCCACTGGGAATTATGGGATCTTAGACCAGCAGGCGGCGCTGCTGTGGATTCAGAGAAACATCGCTGTGTTCTCAGGAGACCCCAGCAAG GTGACTCTGTTTGGGGAGAGTGCCGGTGCCCAGTCGGTGGGTCTCCACCTCATGATGCCCACCAGCCAGCCTCTCTTCAGGCAGGCTGCCCTGCAGAGCCTACCCTTCTCCATCCCCTTCAAGACAAg ACACGAGGCCCTGTGGCTAGGCAAGGCCTTTAGCCGCGAGGCTAACTGTAGCGTTACTGACATCGTGTGTCTGCTAGCGCTCAGCCCCCAGGCCGTCCTAGCGGCTCAGATGAAGACAA gCTCCCGGCTGGTGAATCCCTTTCGGTTCCTGGAGGTGTTTGAGACCTGGGGTCCGGTCCTCGACGGCGCGCTGATCAGAGAGCAGATCCTCCCCGCCTTCCTGGCGGGCCACTGGCAGACGGACAAGCCCCTCCTGCTGg GCACCACATCGGAGGAGGGGGTCCTCTTCGTGAACGGGGTCTTCACCAAGCCGGTCTCCGTGGTGGAGTGCACTGTCTACACCACCGCCATCTTCAAGCAGCACGCCCTGAAGATCCTCCACCGCTACCTGCCCCTCTACCCTAACCCCGACCGCCGGGCCATGCTGGCTCAG ATCGTGACGGACTACATCTTCCTGTGCCCGGCGCGGCGGGCTGCCCGGGCGGCGAGGGAGAGCCCGGTGTGGATGTACGTGTTCGACCACGTGGCGTCCGACACCCGCGTCTGGTCCGACGTCGCTCCGTGTTACCGCCACGTGTGCCACGGCGCCGAGCTGCCCTTCCTGTTCcactccgccgccgccgccaactTCACCATGACGACGGAGGAGGGGCGTCTCTCAGACCGCATGCTCTGCTACTGGGGGGCCTTCGCCCGCGGGGGggacccctcccccgccccccgtcTGCTGACCCCCTACTGCCgcggccccgccccgcccgcctGGCCGCGCTACGACGCCCGCCGCCTCGTGATGAACCTGACCACGCCCTGCCACGCCCACCCCGGGCTCCGCGACGCCGTCTGCGACTTCTGGGACCACCTGGGGGTCTACTGA